Genomic segment of Malus domestica chromosome 15, GDT2T_hap1:
cgtaggccactgaagttcaagggaaaattttataggacggcaataaggccgacaatgctgtatggcatagaatgttggacagtgaagcatcaacacgtaggtgtagtggagatgaggatgcttcgttggatgtgtgggcacacgagaaaggataagattaggaatgaggatatccgaggtaaagtaggagtagccgaaattgaaggaaagaggagagaaaatcggttacggtggtttggacatgtgcaaagaaggcctactgacgctccggttcgaagatgtgaccacgggacagaggttcagggccgaaggggtagaggaagacctaggaaaactttggaagagaccctaagaaaagacttagagtacttggatctaacggaggacatgacacaaaaccgagcgcaatggcgttctaggattcatatagccgaccccacttagtgggaaaaggctttgttgttgttgttgtattactTCATGGTTCATCATAGAAACATGTATGAATTCTGCTGTTCCTTTCACTAAACAGTTTATGCATTTGAAATGACATTACTGCTTCTTGGTTCATTAAGGTGCATATATGCATTCTTTTACTAGTGTTGTTTTCCATTTCTGCAGTCCAGTTGGGATGCTTTGTGTCTCAAGAGAAGATTATAGTTTAATCCAGCGAAAAGGATTGGCTGTTGTGGATTGCTCTTGGGCACGCTTGGATGATGTACCATTTGTGAAGCTGCGTTGCACTGCTCCTCGCCTCTGTATGAGCTTTGGTTCTTCAATCAATTAGCTAGCTTGGAGTAGGTTATTTATAGTATTATATGGGGCTCCAGACAACCAGGAGTGTCCAACATGTCTTTTAAAAAAATGATGTGCACTATGAAAACATTAAATATGAGAATACAAATTTGATATGCCAAAGACAGAGTTTCAAATGTATAACTGGATGGGAGCTTAGTCTTCATGTGTACTCTTACatgaacaaaaaatgaaaagagtCTAAGATTACACATGGCGATTCATTATACCATACAAGATATTACCATTAACAAATAAAACCCTGGTCATAAATCTAAGAATAAGGGTAGAAAGTGTATCCTTTGAAGTGTGTGTAAGCCTCTAAAGTCTCCCGCCCACACTGATTCTCTGTGTCTGTAAGTagagaaaatgaaataaaaaattccTTTAGAgtaacaaatataaataaatacatgAAGAAAATGGAAATAGACTGCCCTAGCAAACTATGAAACTGAAAATACTGACTGTTACTAACTGGGAGAGTGATTGAAGAAATTCCAAAAGAATTTATCATTTTCTAACTAAagtgtttagttattttcattatttgtcTGGCTTTTTGCTATGTAATTTTAAAACACAACTGGTTAGCTTCAAGATTAGATCCTGATATGTGCTATGTGCCTTTTTAAAAATGCCATCAGTATTTGTGTAAGTGGGTGTGACACGGAGCTCTCATTGTAGACTCGTTCTCAGGATAAAATAATTTCCATGTGGTCATTCCTTGTAGATGTTATATTTGTATTGCAATGCAACCTGTTACTGTGACGTTTTTCTTACCAGTCGCATACCGTTAGCAACACTAGAATAGCCTTTCTAAACAGAGACACAGAAAGTTAGCTCACAGAGCTGATATGCATTGCTTCCAGGCTGAGCAACCATGTTTAATTAAAGTTTGTCTACCTAATGTGATAATTATCTGTTCGCTACTAGTCTAAATTGATAGCAACCTTGTTTATCATTTTTATAACGTAATTGATTCTTCTGCTTGTTATAATCATGTTATATGGTGTTATTAATGGATCACAAAATTGAGTGTACATAAGCTACTAGCATTCTCACATGCATGAAGTTGAATTTCTATGTTTGACAGTTTTCTTCTTACCAGCTCACTAACATTTACAAATCATATAATTTGCAGTGCCTTGGCTTGTAGCAGCAAATCCAGTAAATTATGGTCGACCCTGTCAACTATCTTGTGTGGAGGCATTATCTGCGGCTTTGTTCATATGGTACTGGAATCTCTTTTCATTACCTTGCAGAAGCTGATACCTTTTTGGTCCTTAATTACACCAGTGCAATCTCTTATGTTTACTTCTTTCACTTTCTTAAAATAAAACTTATTAAAGTTTTATGACTTTTAGGGTTTTCCGTAGAATAACTTAATTATCACGTGATTGTCAATTTAAGCTCTGAACTATTTTTCAGCCAATTTATTCCCTGAAAATGGGCCAACTTAGGATTTGGCGTCTTTTTGGCTCAACAGTTTGATATGTCATCTGCCAGACATggagttgattttttttcttaaatgttTCTTTTATACGATTTTACAGTGGGGAAGAAGAAACTGCAAATTTGTTGCTTGGAAAGTTCAAATGGGGTCATGCTTTCCTGTCCCTGAATAGGTATGTGATTATCTTTTATTGGATTTTGTATTTAGTTTTGCATATATGTTCATCAGAAAGCATAGTCCAGGTAAGAAATTAGAGCTGTGTCAATTCAAACACGTAGCTGACGAAGAAAATGTACAACCAATTAACGAAATGATGTGTAACTTTTGATGACATGCCTTTAGTATAATTTGGTCATGTTTGAGTAAAGAAAAACGATCTTAGCTAAATCAAtatctttttagttttttaactTCCAGATTGATCTAGGTTGTTACTCTCTTCAGGATTTTCTTCCTCGGTCTTTGGCCTCACAGTTTCAGAGGATTTAACTTATTGTAAATCTAGGAAACAATGTAATTTATGACTGACATCAGGTTAAAAACGAAAGTTCCATACAATCCCAGATTGACTAGTGTTTTCTAATGAGATTAGTGGCTGAAATTCAACTGTATCCAACGGCTTAACGTTCAAGTAATGACCACTTTAGTATCATGGTATCAATGCAGGGAACTACTGAAGGCATACTCCAAATGTGAAAATAGTGCTGAAATAATTTCGGTCCAAAATGATTGGCTTTCACAAAACAGTCAGGTTCCAAAGTCTCCTAGAGAAGTAAAAGGTACTTTTTACTTTTATAAACAGAAAGTAAATTCCTTTTACAAGACATCAGGTTTGATCTGTTGTTTCGACTCATGTCCCATAAGATTTCAGGGGCATTTCATTTGAATCCTTTTCATTTTTGTAGAGTCTtctattttacttttatttgtgGTTGTATGCTGCTCGTCAGCCTGTTCATCTTAATACAGTATTGGGTCGGTGGTTGATGAAGGGCACCCCCTACCTTGTTTTTGGCACTTATTCACAGAGACCTGACCTATCAACCAACATTTGACCCTTTCGTTTGCACAGGATGAGGTGGTTTGGTCTGGTGTTGTAAATATTGCTTAAATTTGTTACCAGGTTTTGTAAGTAGTGAGATTATACACGTTCACCCGGTTTATCTGGGCAACGATTGAGGGTGCCAATTTGCTTAAGTGGCCTTAGCAAGGTGTTTTGCATTTCAATTGAACGGAGGCGATATCTCTCCAAAGAGCATCTTTGTAGAGAAAAGTATGATAATCTCAGCACGTCTGTTTTCTGCTGTTACAGGAGGAGGAGCAGACCTGTCCTCTCTCGGTGAAGATGAGGAGGGCTCTTGTGATTCCGATGATGGGCTTCCGCCACTGGAAAGGAATATGAATCACTTAGACATACAGGAAAGTGATGAAGAAAGTGATTAACAaaggataatgatatgtttaatcaGCGTGTGATTTTGGCTTTTGATTTTAGAATCACATTACCTATTTATATTGCCCGAGGGGCATTTTTTCCTTATATTATTCGGTTTGCGATGGTCCACTTGTGTTATAAGAAGCATAcctatttattaaatttatacCTTAAATCGATGAAATATTAATCTTGAATGACTCATATTATAGCACGTGGATTACAAACTAGCTATCGGCTTGCAATTATCGCACTTGAGAGAGGCATTTGAAATAATGCATAAAGTGGCTCTCAAATTATGATGCTCAGTGAATCATTGACCATAATTCGCACCTAATAAGTGCACAACTGGGGATTAGCTTCAAGGAAAATTTGAGTTTATCTACAGCTTTTAGTGCATTCCCACTCCTAAAAGTCCTCTACGCAATGGTCAATTTAATCCACccaaatgaacagtaattaagtgtaatgaatagtaattgattgttttattttttctgtaatttttaacatttttttataaatttttattaagttaaaaaatctggactgttggatttcaaaaaaattgaaatccaacggcccaaaTTTGGACACATGGCCAACGGTAAGATTTctgacttttttctttttttaggcCAAGAAACTTGGACCCTTGATTTAGAAATTGAATGGTCCAGATTTTGTCACGTCATTAGCTGTTGGttttaaaattcaatttttttttttaccgttggaaatctaATGGCCATTGTTGTGCCACGTTGCTCCTCTACCGAATCCCTTGAGTGCACTTGCCAGCGCGGCCCCCCATCCCATGCAACCTGTCTGGAATGTGCGTCCACTCGCTCGTGCTTCTCACACGCCTGGCACAAAAGAACAAAGGCTGTGCATGTGGCTGACATCAGCGTCAGATCACCTGGGTATTGGGTTAGTGGATTTTCAACTAGGTGAGAAGCTGGGTATTGGgtttgttgggggggggggaatttcTTAGAGAAAAGATATGAATTTCGGTGTATTACTTTGATTGAATTGTTTACAAGATTCTCAAACACTTATATACCTAAGTGCTACCTTATCTCCTAAGCTTTTGATGCTAACAACTCTAACTAACTGTCTTTTATAACAATTTTACACATCAACACCATTTTAAACATTTTGACCATACTACCCTTCTTATGCTAGTCAATATCCCCCCCCCTCAATCTTAACTTGGGTTACCAAGTTTAAGATTGTAACAATGCTTGACGAATAACGGACCATGCAACCCCTTAGTTAGAATATCGGCAGATTGATCTTCAGTGGGAATGTAGGAGACTGCTAAATCACCTTGTTGTACCTTCTCTCTAACGAAATGGTAATCCGTATCCAAGTGCTTGATTCGGGAATGAAACACTGGATTTGCACTTAATGCAATCGCAAACAGGTTATCACAATGTATAACTGGTGGTGTTGGCAGAAACAACGCCAAATCCTTCAAGACCGCCCTTATCCAAGCTAGATCAGCTACAGTGTGAGCCAAGGCTTTGTATTCCGCTTCAGTAGAGCTTCGAGAGACAGAACTTTGCTTCTTTGACTGCcatgaaattggattattacCAAGGAAAACAAGTTAACCAGTCATAGACCTTCGAGTGTTTAAATCTGCAACCCAATCCGAGTCTGAAAAAGCATTGAGAATCGGTTATGTAGCTGCTGAATACACAATACCATATTGCTCTGTACCTTTTAGATACCTCAAGTTTCTTTTCACAGCTCCAAGATGAACAtcaattggtgctttcataAATTGGCACACAGAATTAATCGCAAAAGCAATATTTGGCCTAGTAAATGTCAGGTATTGTAGAGAACCTACAATACTTCTGTAAAATGTAGGATCAATCAATGACATGCCTTCAGTGACAAGTAATGAGTTGTGTGGCTTATATGGTGTTGTGGTCGGCTTACAAGAGTCCATTCCAGCTTTATGGATCAAATCTGTTATGTATTTCGACTGGTTTACAAATATATCACCATTTGATTGATATGAAATTTGTAGGCCCAAGAAATAATTGAGTCTTCCCAAATCTTTTAATTCAAACACCTCTGATGATTCATGAATGACTTGTTGAACTTGGACATAATTCGAACCTGTCAAAATTATATCATTCACATAGAGAAGTAGTATGATGATATCAGCACCATTGTTCTTTACAAACAAACTTGTGTTAGACAATGAAGCATGAAACCCCATAACACACAGATAGCTAGTAATCTTAGAGTTTCAGGCCCTTGGTGCTTGTTTAAGGTCGTACAATGATTTACATACATGTGTAGAACATGTAGGATCAATAAAACCTTGAGGTTGTTGCATATAAATCTCCTCTTGTAAATCCCCATGCAAGAATGCATTTTTAATGTCTAACTGTTTCAACTCCCAGTGATTCATTGTAGCCATAGCAAGAATGATTCTTACTGTTGTGTGTCTAACAATAGGACTAAACATCTCTGAATAATCAATTCCATGCTCCTGTGAAAATACTTGAGCCACCAATCGAGCTTTGTATCTCGATATACTGCCATCAGAATTCTTTTTGACCTTGTAAACCCATTTACTACCAACCACAGATCTGTTACTAGGATATGGAACTAACTGCCAGGTACCTTGAGCCCTAAGGGAGTCATATTCTTCCTACATTGCTTTCTGCCAATGTGGAATACTTGCAGCTTTTCGAAAATTAGAGGGTTCTTATCAGTTATCTCTATCACAAATGAATAACCACCAGAAAACACCTCATCTTCTATAATTTGTAATgacttttgtttgtaccatacttgaccaatcccaaaactattgagcaccggtcaacgttataccgtcaaggacctagaagagtctccctccaactaggaggccaatcacagtgcgacacgtgtcgacatcagaagccaattatagtgcgacacgtgtcaacatcagaagccaatcacaacacgacaagtgttaatgtcagaatgaaactagaaactctcttctataaatagagatcattctctcacaatatttcctaatgttatttgtactaaatcattcacttgtactcactaaaggagagcttgaacctatgtacttgtgtaaacccttcacaattaatgagaactcttctactccgtggacgtagccaatatgggtgaaccacatacatcttgtgtttgcttccctgtctctatccatttacatacttatccacactagtgaccggagcaatctagtgaaggtcacaaacttaacattttctgttgtaccaaagtccccactgattttgtgcatcaacaactttaATTCTAGAAAAGAAGCCAAGTATGCAACATAATTCTGTCATTGTATAGTCCCACTCTTCAATCTTGTAACCATGGGATGAATAGATAATGCATCTGGGGATATTGAATGATTTTCAGAATGTTCACTTAGTTGTGGAGAAATAGGAAGTAATACCTCCAGTTGGGAAATGTGATGGACAGGCAACAAGGGTGATTCATTAACTTCTAAATTGGAGTGATGATGATGGGAAGTTGATGTTGGAGATATGCTTGAACTATTAACAGATGGATCAGATGTTTCCATATCAGCACTTGACTGCACACTTGAAACTTGTTGTTGAGAAACAGTCTCTAACACTGAATCTGCTTGTAATTCATGAATAGACACACCACTTGATACTGGTACTGAACTATTAACTGCAGGAATAGGCATTTGGATCATAACCACATCTTCTGTTATCTGCTTAGGCTATTCAAAATGAATATACCTTCGAGATGGTTCCATTTTATATGGAAACACTTCTTCATTGTATATTACATgccttcacaacatcaatttTGTATTGGTCAGATCATAGCATATTGTTCCTTTGTATCCCAAAGCATAGCCAAGAAAAACACATAGTGAAGATCAAGCTTGAAACTTGTTGACAATATATGGTCTCAATATAGGATAGATGGCAATGCCAAAGACTTTAAAATTATGAATCTCTGGTGTTTTCCCAAACAAAAGCTGATATGGAGACTTAAACTCTAAGGTCTGAGATGGCATTCTGTTAATTAAGAAGACTACATGAGAGCAAGCATGATACCAGAACATTTGAGGCAAATTTGCTTCTGTCATTAAAGTGATAGCAGTTTCTACTACATGACGATATCTCCTTTCAGCAATACCATTATGCTGAGGAGTATAGGGACAAGAAATCATGGGCTATTCCTTAAGGGATTAAAATTAGGATGAACTTGCTCTTATGGATGTTCCTATCATTCTTTcatgttaaataaaaaatagaattggCACGAAAAATCTTGACCCAACCACATAAATAATAAGACGAGGGATAAGTTTTCTTCACGTCATTTAAAAGTTGCATTCATTTTATACTTTAACATCCAATTGTAGACATGAAACGAAATCATAATGATATGCATAGTCAGACGTCGGAGATGTTTCATGCTAATTGCTAGCTTAATTGCAAAGAGAGGTAGATGTCTTCAAGAACACATTGTTGATATGTTTTTTGACAAACGACAAGATAACTTATGCTAAATTTATCTGAGAACTAAGAGGATTTGAACCAATGAGTTGATGTCACCACTTCAAATCTGAAAATTCATTGATCCATAAACGCTTCATATCA
This window contains:
- the LOC103431659 gene encoding uncharacterized protein encodes the protein MGNNKRFKNHKPPHRDRGQSSRTHHHLPQSDESLPSDQATEEEPTATGPKIQLAMWDFGQCDAKRCTGRKLSRFGFLKELRVNNGFGGIVLSPVGMLCVSREDYSLIQRKGLAVVDCSWARLDDVPFVKLRCTAPRLLPWLVAANPVNYGRPCQLSCVEALSAALFICGEEETANLLLGKFKWGHAFLSLNRELLKAYSKCENSAEIISVQNDWLSQNSQVPKSPREVKGGGADLSSLGEDEEGSCDSDDGLPPLERNMNHLDIQESDEESD